From Spirosoma aerolatum, one genomic window encodes:
- a CDS encoding PVC-type heme-binding CxxCH protein, whose protein sequence is MNRSSSGNSLLFSQRALRIAAASLIVSGTFIGAFQNRNLNRASGSYLNTLFAQLSDDDKHDPKYAVGSLNVANGLEATLFAAEPMLTNPTNIDVDARGRVWVCEAYNYRPAINGNPTRKEGDRIVILEDTNGDGKADLTKVFYQDPSIESPLGIWVQGNKVIVSDSPNVWVLTDENGDDKADKKELLFTGIGGEQHDHGMHTFVFGPDGKWYFNFGNEGGQLLDKDKNAVVDIATGKTINKQNFKQGMVFRCDPDGKNVEVLGQNFRNNYEIAVDSYGTLWQSDNDDDGNKGVRINYVMEYGNYGYTDEMTGAGWQANRDNIEPEIPRRHWHLNDPGVVPNLLQTGAGSPTGIIVYEGNLLPEIFRNQVIHCDAGPNVVRSYPVQKEGAGYKAQLVNVLEGARDQWFRPADVCVAPDGSLIIADWYDPGVGGHQAGDQNRGRVYRVAPPNSPYTMPKVDVSTTDGAIDALQSPNMAVRYAGWQKLHSLGPKAEKALAKLYKSSDNARMQARALWLLSQLNNGKKYIETAVKSPNPDLRITGLRAARERKMDIIPYVKQLVNDPDAQVRRECILALRRNTSSDAPALWAQLASKHDGNDRWYLEALGIGADGNWDSYYTAWLKQVTGDPIANATGRDIVWRARTKESVPLLAKLAGDPSVLVNQRLRYFRAFDFNPGAVEKSTALLGILQANSGSTEVTKLALRHLDPAFVRDSPVATNALAKLINDVYGTPEYLELVTRFEPVSENNRLKQLALTKSMDGMGRDAARQLLKQGGAPLVWEVLNGSDAEASTNMLTALRRIGNKESINILKTVALDTKRSASIRKEATRSLGGSMEGADLVLNLLKSGDITGDYKKAAAQGVSNDWRKNIRQQAASYLDGGQSAEGKKLPGITELLAMKGDAAKGVSVFKNNCSICHQVNGEGMDFGPKLSEIGSKLPREGQYLAILHPDAGISFGFEGWEVKFKDGSSMTGIVSSKTETDLQMKFPGGVVQNYKMADVVSMKQIDSSMMPSGLQEAMSTQELVDLVEYLTSLKKK, encoded by the coding sequence ATGAATCGGTCTTCTTCGGGAAATTCTCTCCTGTTTTCTCAACGAGCCCTACGTATCGCTGCCGCCAGCCTTATTGTCAGCGGTACATTTATAGGTGCTTTTCAAAATCGAAATCTCAACAGAGCATCAGGCTCTTACCTGAACACCCTATTTGCTCAATTGAGTGATGATGACAAACACGACCCCAAATATGCGGTGGGTAGCCTGAACGTAGCCAATGGGCTTGAAGCAACACTCTTTGCTGCCGAACCCATGCTTACTAATCCTACCAACATCGACGTAGATGCTCGTGGACGTGTTTGGGTATGCGAAGCCTATAACTATCGACCTGCTATTAACGGCAATCCTACCCGCAAGGAAGGGGATCGTATCGTCATTCTGGAAGATACCAACGGCGATGGCAAGGCTGACCTTACCAAAGTTTTTTACCAGGACCCCAGTATTGAATCCCCGCTCGGTATTTGGGTACAGGGCAATAAGGTCATCGTCTCCGACAGCCCGAACGTATGGGTACTCACCGACGAAAATGGAGACGATAAAGCCGACAAAAAAGAATTACTGTTTACTGGCATCGGTGGCGAACAGCACGACCACGGCATGCACACCTTCGTGTTCGGCCCCGATGGTAAATGGTATTTCAATTTCGGCAATGAAGGTGGCCAGCTTCTTGATAAAGACAAAAATGCAGTGGTGGATATTGCTACGGGCAAAACCATCAATAAGCAAAATTTCAAACAGGGGATGGTGTTCCGCTGCGATCCCGACGGGAAAAACGTAGAGGTGCTGGGCCAGAATTTCCGTAATAACTATGAAATAGCCGTCGATTCGTACGGCACGCTCTGGCAGTCGGACAACGACGACGATGGGAACAAGGGCGTTCGTATCAATTATGTCATGGAGTACGGTAATTACGGCTATACCGACGAAATGACGGGCGCAGGCTGGCAAGCCAATCGTGATAACATCGAACCCGAAATTCCGCGTCGCCACTGGCACCTGAACGACCCAGGCGTAGTCCCCAACCTACTTCAGACCGGGGCTGGTTCGCCTACGGGGATTATTGTGTATGAAGGCAACCTGCTTCCTGAAATCTTTCGGAATCAGGTTATTCACTGCGATGCGGGCCCAAATGTGGTGCGGTCATATCCTGTACAAAAAGAGGGGGCTGGCTACAAAGCCCAGCTTGTCAACGTACTGGAAGGTGCCCGCGATCAGTGGTTTCGTCCGGCTGATGTCTGCGTAGCACCTGATGGCTCGCTGATTATTGCCGACTGGTACGACCCAGGTGTAGGAGGCCACCAGGCAGGTGATCAGAACCGGGGGCGCGTATACCGGGTAGCTCCTCCCAACTCGCCTTACACGATGCCGAAAGTCGATGTATCGACAACCGATGGCGCTATAGATGCCCTGCAAAGTCCGAATATGGCTGTCCGGTATGCAGGCTGGCAAAAACTCCATAGCCTGGGACCGAAAGCCGAAAAAGCGCTGGCAAAACTGTACAAATCATCGGACAACGCTCGCATGCAGGCACGGGCTTTGTGGTTGCTAAGCCAGTTGAACAACGGCAAAAAATACATTGAAACGGCCGTGAAAAGCCCCAATCCCGATTTACGTATAACAGGACTGCGAGCGGCTCGTGAACGGAAAATGGACATCATTCCTTACGTGAAGCAGTTGGTCAATGATCCAGATGCTCAGGTACGTCGGGAGTGCATTCTAGCTCTCCGTCGGAATACATCGTCTGATGCCCCCGCTCTGTGGGCTCAGCTAGCTAGTAAACATGATGGCAATGACCGCTGGTATCTGGAAGCACTGGGCATCGGAGCCGATGGCAACTGGGATAGCTATTACACGGCCTGGCTGAAGCAGGTTACTGGTGATCCAATCGCCAACGCAACCGGGCGCGATATTGTCTGGCGGGCGCGTACTAAAGAATCTGTACCATTACTAGCCAAACTGGCTGGTGACCCGTCAGTGCTTGTTAATCAGCGGCTCCGTTATTTCCGGGCCTTCGACTTCAACCCTGGTGCGGTCGAAAAATCAACGGCGTTGCTGGGTATTTTACAGGCCAATAGCGGCTCTACGGAAGTAACCAAACTAGCCCTGCGTCATCTGGACCCAGCTTTTGTCCGCGATTCGCCCGTAGCGACCAATGCCCTTGCCAAATTAATTAATGATGTATATGGCACCCCTGAGTACCTCGAACTGGTAACCCGTTTCGAGCCTGTTTCCGAAAACAACCGCCTGAAACAACTGGCATTGACCAAATCCATGGATGGAATGGGTCGGGATGCGGCTCGGCAATTGCTTAAACAGGGAGGAGCACCACTGGTCTGGGAAGTTCTGAACGGGTCTGATGCCGAAGCCTCAACGAATATGCTAACGGCTTTGCGTCGGATCGGCAATAAAGAATCCATCAACATCCTGAAGACGGTAGCGCTGGATACCAAACGTTCAGCGTCGATTCGTAAAGAAGCAACTCGTTCGCTGGGCGGAAGCATGGAAGGAGCCGATCTGGTGTTAAACTTACTCAAGTCGGGCGACATTACAGGCGATTATAAAAAAGCGGCTGCACAGGGCGTAAGTAACGATTGGCGTAAAAACATCCGTCAGCAGGCTGCCAGCTACCTCGATGGTGGCCAGAGTGCTGAAGGTAAAAAACTACCTGGCATCACCGAATTACTGGCTATGAAGGGTGATGCCGCCAAAGGTGTTAGCGTCTTTAAAAATAATTGTTCTATTTGCCATCAGGTCAACGGCGAAGGCATGGATTTCGGTCCAAAATTATCCGAAATAGGCTCTAAGTTGCCGCGAGAAGGGCAGTATCTGGCTATTTTACACCCCGATGCCGGTATTAGTTTTGGCTTTGAAGGCTGGGAAGTGAAGTTCAAAGACGGTAGCTCCATGACTGGAATCGTGTCCAGCAAAACTGAGACCGACCTGCAAATGAAGTTTCCCGGCGGTGTGGTCCAGAACTATAAAATGGCTGATGTGGTCTCGATGAAGCAAATTGATTCGTCCATGATGCCATCGGGCCTCCAGGAAGCCATGAGTACCCAGGAATTAGTCGATTTAGTAGAATATTTAACCAGTTTGAAAAAGAAATAA
- a CDS encoding LytR/AlgR family response regulator transcription factor, with protein MKKTLLAKPLSDVHVEQIAGQFAMPDLTLPFWGCRKKMPMHRIVRLEGEGNYTLFHFADGSQLMVSLTLKKMETRLSPRVFVRPHKKNIINLLYLEAVHPDRQQLSVSLVNGDRIEVSRRKASRFIKQVKGFQQEIMTMEA; from the coding sequence ATGAAAAAGACATTATTGGCTAAACCTTTATCAGATGTACACGTTGAGCAAATTGCTGGTCAGTTTGCTATGCCTGATTTAACCCTACCGTTTTGGGGGTGTCGGAAGAAAATGCCCATGCATCGTATTGTACGACTGGAGGGGGAGGGGAATTATACTTTATTCCATTTTGCGGATGGGAGCCAGTTGATGGTTTCACTGACGCTGAAAAAGATGGAAACACGCTTATCGCCCAGAGTATTTGTTCGACCGCACAAAAAAAATATTATCAACTTATTGTATCTGGAAGCCGTACATCCCGACCGTCAGCAGCTTAGTGTCAGCCTGGTCAATGGTGATCGTATTGAAGTATCTCGTCGGAAAGCCAGCCGATTTATCAAACAGGTCAAAGGGTTCCAGCAGGAAATTATGACAATGGAGGCTTAA
- a CDS encoding hydroxypyruvate isomerase family protein, which translates to MQRRNFVKSTLGAAGLGLTAAAESVADNWHSQPAFLAKNNFKLKYAPHFGMFENNAGKDLIDQLKFMADMGFTALEDNGMMGRDAATQEKIAKEMTRLGMTMGVFVLDKGGNGQNTLAAGKPEYIEIFLNGCRKAVETAKRVNAKFTTVVPGDFERNLPIGIQTGHVIDALRRGADILAPAGLTMVLEPLSDTPNLFLRTSDQTYEICRAVNSPACKILFDIYHMQKNEGHIIPHINWCWSEIGYFQMGDNPGRKEPTTGEINYKNIFKHIYQKQKAENKEFIFGMEHGNSQPGKEGEMAVIKAYVESDSFTV; encoded by the coding sequence ATGCAACGACGCAATTTTGTAAAATCAACGTTGGGAGCAGCGGGCCTGGGGCTGACTGCTGCCGCCGAATCAGTAGCCGATAACTGGCACTCACAGCCTGCTTTTCTGGCTAAGAACAATTTCAAACTCAAATATGCCCCTCACTTTGGCATGTTCGAAAACAACGCGGGTAAAGACCTGATCGACCAGCTCAAATTTATGGCCGACATGGGCTTTACGGCACTGGAAGATAACGGCATGATGGGTCGGGACGCGGCTACGCAGGAAAAGATTGCCAAAGAGATGACGCGTCTGGGTATGACCATGGGTGTGTTCGTACTCGATAAAGGTGGCAATGGTCAAAACACACTAGCGGCCGGGAAACCCGAATACATTGAGATTTTCCTGAATGGTTGCCGAAAAGCCGTTGAAACCGCCAAGCGGGTCAATGCTAAATTTACGACCGTCGTCCCCGGTGATTTTGAACGCAATCTGCCTATTGGCATTCAAACGGGCCATGTTATCGATGCACTCCGTCGAGGTGCCGACATTCTGGCACCGGCGGGCCTTACAATGGTACTGGAACCCCTCAGCGACACCCCGAACCTATTCCTGCGCACCTCCGATCAGACCTACGAAATCTGCCGGGCCGTAAACAGCCCGGCCTGTAAGATTCTGTTCGACATTTATCACATGCAGAAAAACGAAGGGCATATTATTCCACACATCAACTGGTGCTGGAGCGAAATTGGCTATTTTCAAATGGGCGATAATCCAGGGAGGAAGGAACCCACCACGGGCGAAATCAATTATAAAAACATATTCAAGCACATTTACCAGAAGCAGAAAGCCGAAAATAAAGAATTTATCTTTGGCATGGAGCACGGCAATTCGCAGCCAGGTAAAGAGGGTGAAATGGCAGTTATCAAAGCCTACGTCGAATCGGATAGCTTTACGGTATAG
- a CDS encoding AAA family ATPase encodes MKTGLVFGKFMPVHQGHLALIEFARRQCDQLIVSMTVTPDDVISPDLRLRWLTELLAPYPSIEVVAEPDDFHDPTLPLWEATKLWAAFIKRRFPAVSIFFSSESYAIPLAHHSGLTHVAFDPPRQQVPVSATLIRQQPAQYWSYIPEVVRPYFVKKVCLFGPESVGKTTLAQQLATAYQTIFVPEMARQFLSSNQFTVDDIIRIGYAQTKAVQTAERVANRILFCDTDLITTQIYSEIYFQHVPPILYDLEQQVHYDHYMLLDINVPWVADMLRDQGHRRPEMLSRFREALERRKIGYELIGGGYGERLAACKKSSELLLASPM; translated from the coding sequence ATGAAAACAGGTTTGGTGTTTGGCAAATTCATGCCGGTACATCAGGGGCATCTGGCTCTGATCGAGTTTGCCCGACGGCAATGCGACCAGCTTATTGTGTCGATGACCGTTACACCTGATGACGTGATTTCGCCCGATTTGCGGCTTCGCTGGCTGACCGAGTTACTGGCTCCTTATCCATCCATCGAGGTTGTAGCCGAACCGGATGATTTCCATGACCCTACCCTGCCGCTTTGGGAAGCTACTAAATTATGGGCTGCATTTATCAAACGTCGGTTTCCGGCTGTGAGCATATTTTTTTCGTCGGAATCCTACGCTATTCCACTGGCGCATCATTCTGGACTAACCCATGTAGCTTTCGACCCTCCCCGGCAGCAAGTGCCCGTTTCGGCAACGTTGATCCGGCAGCAACCGGCTCAGTATTGGTCGTATATTCCGGAGGTTGTCCGACCATATTTTGTTAAGAAAGTCTGTTTGTTCGGGCCGGAAAGCGTAGGCAAAACAACGTTGGCCCAGCAATTGGCAACGGCTTATCAGACGATATTCGTGCCGGAGATGGCTCGTCAGTTTCTTTCATCCAACCAGTTTACGGTAGATGATATCATTCGGATCGGTTATGCTCAAACCAAAGCGGTTCAGACAGCAGAGCGAGTGGCTAACCGAATTTTATTTTGCGATACAGATTTGATTACTACCCAGATTTACTCAGAAATCTACTTCCAGCATGTGCCTCCTATTTTATACGACCTGGAGCAACAGGTACACTACGACCACTATATGCTGCTGGATATTAACGTACCCTGGGTAGCGGATATGCTGCGCGATCAGGGGCACCGACGCCCTGAAATGCTATCCCGTTTTCGGGAGGCATTGGAGCGTCGCAAAATAGGTTACGAACTTATTGGGGGTGGATACGGTGAGCGGTTGGCCGCCTGTAAAAAAAGCAGTGAATTGTTGCTTGCAAGTCCGATGTAG
- a CDS encoding GlsB/YeaQ/YmgE family stress response membrane protein, whose protein sequence is MGFLYSILIGGIAGYIASRIMDSHNAWYINVILGIVGGFVGGFIARKLGNDPDNDGLLMNLLIAVGGAVVLIFLGRLL, encoded by the coding sequence ATGGGTTTTCTGTATTCTATTCTGATTGGCGGTATAGCGGGCTATATCGCCAGCCGTATCATGGACAGCCATAATGCCTGGTACATCAATGTAATTCTGGGTATCGTAGGGGGATTTGTTGGAGGCTTTATTGCCCGAAAGCTTGGTAACGACCCTGACAATGACGGCCTGTTAATGAACCTACTGATTGCCGTAGGAGGTGCAGTGGTGCTCATTTTTCTGGGGCGTTTGCTTTGA
- a CDS encoding YceI family protein, giving the protein MKNQLKSLVLTAVALFAFSTTYAQTWALDKAHAKVGFTVTHLMLSEVDGYFKTFDAKITAAKPDLSDAVFEFSTDINSIDTGNERRDGDLKGDRWFDAAKYPTMSFKSTSFKKVADNKYKVAGDLTIHGVTKPVTLDATMVGPKQMPGRDGKPGPEKVGFKMTGQIKRTDFGVGGAGAMPVSEEVELRATGEFTKQS; this is encoded by the coding sequence ATGAAAAACCAACTGAAATCTTTAGTACTGACAGCCGTTGCCCTGTTTGCTTTCTCAACCACCTATGCGCAAACCTGGGCGCTGGATAAAGCACATGCTAAAGTTGGCTTTACCGTTACCCACCTGATGTTGTCGGAAGTAGATGGCTATTTCAAGACCTTCGACGCTAAAATTACCGCAGCCAAGCCCGACCTGTCGGATGCCGTTTTCGAATTCTCAACCGATATTAACAGCATCGACACGGGCAACGAACGGCGTGATGGCGACCTGAAAGGTGATCGCTGGTTCGATGCCGCCAAATATCCGACCATGTCGTTCAAGAGTACATCGTTTAAGAAAGTAGCCGACAATAAGTATAAAGTAGCTGGCGACCTAACTATACACGGAGTTACCAAGCCGGTTACTCTCGACGCGACGATGGTAGGTCCTAAGCAAATGCCCGGCCGTGACGGTAAGCCCGGCCCTGAAAAAGTAGGTTTCAAAATGACAGGCCAAATAAAGCGTACCGATTTTGGCGTAGGCGGAGCGGGGGCTATGCCAGTGAGCGAAGAAGTTGAATTACGCGCTACGGGTGAATTCACCAAGCAGTCGTAA
- a CDS encoding isoamylase early set domain-containing protein, which yields MAVAKQFLKSKPIAKVTFELSAEAVNGAKSVALAGEFNGWDISAQALKKQKDGSYKTTVELPVGSEYQFRYVLDGTTWTNDWAADKYVASGVAGEENSVVVL from the coding sequence ATGGCAGTTGCCAAACAATTTCTAAAAAGCAAACCTATTGCGAAAGTAACGTTTGAATTGTCGGCTGAGGCCGTCAATGGTGCGAAATCGGTCGCCCTGGCCGGTGAATTTAACGGATGGGACATCAGCGCCCAGGCCTTGAAAAAGCAAAAAGACGGTTCCTATAAAACAACCGTTGAACTGCCCGTAGGTAGCGAGTACCAATTCCGCTACGTTTTGGATGGCACGACATGGACGAACGATTGGGCTGCAGATAAATACGTAGCCAGTGGTGTAGCAGGTGAAGAGAACTCGGTCGTTGTTCTCTAA
- a CDS encoding AMP-binding protein, which yields MNTQSAIDRYPWRRFYPKEVPYEINPDAYTSLVALFEEGYQRFATRPAYACMGKQITFGELNELATQFASFLQNGLHLQKGDRLAIQMPNTLQYPVAIFGALKAGLVVVNTNPLYTPREMQHQFKDSGAKAIVILANFASNLEKIIDRTDIQHVIVTQLGDLLGFPKKQIVNAVVKYVKKLVPAYKLPDAISFNDAMSQGSKQPLKPVVVQNSDLAFVQYTGGTTGVSKGAMLTHRNIIANVECQHYWMKPGHIPDGEGIIVAALPLYHVYALTTNALAALKSGAMNLLITNPRDLNAFIDDLKKYQITAFTGVNTLYNGLLNHPRISEVDFSHLKVTSAGGMALQTAVAERWAKLTGNTPCEGYGLTETSPVLSSNPVDGTVRVGTIGIPWPSTEMKVIREDGTDAPIGEPGEIVARGPQVFMGYYNRPDETAKSMMGDWFKTGDVAVMNEDGFFKIVDRKKDMILVSGFNVYPNEIEDVVAQCPGVLEVACIGIPDEKSTEVVKIFVVKKDPNLTAESIKEFCRENLTPYKVPRVIEFRTELPKSNVGKILRRPLRDEELAKLKK from the coding sequence ATGAATACGCAATCAGCTATAGACCGATACCCCTGGAGACGTTTTTATCCGAAAGAAGTCCCCTATGAAATTAACCCTGATGCCTATACGTCGTTAGTAGCTTTGTTTGAAGAAGGCTACCAGCGGTTCGCCACTCGTCCGGCGTATGCCTGCATGGGCAAGCAAATTACCTTTGGTGAACTCAACGAATTAGCCACTCAATTTGCTTCCTTTTTACAAAATGGCCTCCACCTGCAAAAAGGCGATCGTCTGGCTATTCAGATGCCCAATACCCTGCAGTATCCGGTTGCGATATTCGGGGCACTAAAGGCAGGGCTGGTCGTGGTCAATACAAACCCGTTGTATACGCCCCGCGAGATGCAACATCAGTTTAAAGATTCTGGGGCCAAAGCGATTGTGATTCTGGCCAACTTTGCCAGCAATCTGGAAAAAATTATTGATCGTACCGACATTCAGCATGTGATCGTTACGCAGCTTGGCGATTTACTGGGCTTTCCCAAAAAGCAGATCGTTAATGCTGTGGTTAAGTATGTGAAGAAGCTTGTACCCGCCTACAAACTTCCCGATGCCATCTCGTTTAACGATGCGATGAGTCAGGGCAGTAAACAACCCCTGAAACCCGTGGTTGTTCAAAATTCGGATCTGGCATTTGTGCAATATACCGGAGGAACAACCGGAGTTTCGAAAGGAGCTATGCTTACGCATCGGAACATTATCGCGAATGTAGAATGCCAGCATTACTGGATGAAACCCGGTCATATTCCCGATGGCGAGGGCATTATTGTGGCTGCTCTACCCCTTTATCACGTATACGCTTTGACAACCAATGCATTAGCAGCGTTAAAGAGCGGAGCGATGAATTTGCTGATCACCAACCCCCGTGATCTGAATGCATTTATCGACGACCTAAAGAAATACCAGATTACAGCCTTCACGGGTGTCAATACCCTGTATAACGGGCTTCTGAATCATCCTCGCATCAGTGAAGTCGATTTCAGCCATTTGAAGGTTACCTCAGCAGGTGGCATGGCCCTTCAGACAGCCGTAGCCGAACGCTGGGCCAAGCTGACCGGCAATACGCCCTGCGAAGGCTACGGCCTCACCGAAACTTCGCCTGTACTTAGCTCTAATCCGGTTGATGGTACTGTGCGAGTAGGTACAATTGGTATTCCCTGGCCTAGTACCGAAATGAAAGTGATCCGGGAAGATGGGACCGATGCTCCTATTGGCGAACCCGGCGAAATAGTTGCCCGAGGGCCACAGGTATTCATGGGCTACTACAATCGGCCCGACGAAACTGCCAAATCGATGATGGGTGACTGGTTTAAAACAGGCGACGTGGCCGTGATGAATGAAGATGGTTTCTTCAAAATCGTTGACCGCAAAAAAGATATGATTCTCGTATCAGGGTTCAACGTCTACCCGAACGAAATTGAGGATGTGGTAGCCCAATGTCCTGGTGTACTGGAAGTAGCCTGTATCGGCATTCCCGATGAAAAGTCAACGGAGGTGGTTAAAATTTTCGTTGTAAAAAAAGACCCCAATCTTACTGCCGAATCCATCAAAGAATTCTGTCGCGAAAACTTAACGCCTTACAAAGTTCCGCGCGTGATTGAATTCCGAACCGAATTGCCCAAATCAAACGTAGGTAAAATTTTGCGTCGTCCTTTACGCGATGAAGAATTGGCCAAACTGAAAAAGTAA
- a CDS encoding Gfo/Idh/MocA family protein — MQRIAMLGGGFIGRFYADSIHGQRSRDKVVAIYARRQETADKFKADYGCSFASTDMEEVIAHPDVDMVCIALPNNIHETAVNLCAKHKKSVVCTKPLGRTGEEALRMMKTVEEAGIFAGYLEDLCYTPKFLKALDSVKNGALGRILWAKSRETHPGPHSDWFWDKEQAGGGCMLDLGCHCVEISRNFIGKDVKPVEVMCWAATQVKPIEAEDHAIALVKYENGAIGQFEVSWTFRGGMDLRDEVMGTEGTIWINNFLRTGFEMFSTGKGADYVAEKAESNTGWLFPVGDEVNDLGYNHMFTDMFSAQEEGRAPAETFYDGYVVNAVLDAAYRSAETKQWEQVILPVWRGQEGLKPESTLVEYDADHYLIKQEMTHDGRNKLILKEKASGKIIERDVV; from the coding sequence ATGCAACGTATTGCCATGCTAGGGGGCGGCTTCATCGGCCGCTTCTACGCCGATTCCATTCATGGGCAGCGGAGCCGCGACAAAGTGGTTGCGATCTATGCTCGTCGTCAGGAAACCGCCGATAAATTCAAAGCCGATTATGGCTGTAGCTTTGCGTCGACCGATATGGAAGAGGTCATTGCCCATCCCGATGTGGACATGGTCTGTATCGCCCTACCGAACAACATCCACGAAACAGCCGTCAATCTTTGCGCCAAACATAAAAAATCGGTTGTCTGTACTAAACCCCTAGGCCGCACCGGCGAAGAAGCGCTACGAATGATGAAAACGGTAGAAGAAGCGGGGATTTTCGCCGGTTATCTGGAAGACCTCTGCTACACACCCAAATTTCTGAAGGCGCTGGATAGTGTTAAAAATGGCGCCCTGGGGCGTATTCTCTGGGCAAAATCACGCGAAACGCATCCCGGCCCCCACTCCGACTGGTTCTGGGACAAAGAGCAGGCGGGGGGAGGCTGTATGCTCGACCTGGGCTGTCACTGCGTCGAAATCTCCCGGAATTTTATTGGCAAAGATGTCAAGCCTGTTGAGGTAATGTGCTGGGCAGCTACACAGGTAAAACCCATTGAAGCCGAGGATCACGCCATTGCTCTGGTGAAGTACGAAAACGGCGCTATTGGTCAGTTTGAAGTAAGCTGGACATTCCGGGGCGGTATGGACCTACGCGACGAAGTGATGGGCACTGAAGGCACTATCTGGATTAATAATTTCCTGCGAACAGGTTTTGAGATGTTCTCGACCGGCAAAGGAGCTGATTACGTGGCCGAAAAAGCTGAATCGAACACGGGGTGGCTGTTCCCGGTTGGCGATGAAGTAAACGACCTGGGTTACAACCACATGTTTACGGATATGTTCTCCGCGCAGGAAGAAGGCCGTGCCCCCGCCGAAACGTTTTACGATGGCTACGTTGTCAATGCCGTTCTGGATGCAGCCTATCGATCAGCCGAGACCAAACAGTGGGAACAAGTAATTCTTCCAGTATGGCGCGGCCAGGAAGGTCTGAAACCGGAATCGACCCTGGTGGAGTACGATGCCGACCATTATCTGATTAAACAGGAAATGACCCACGATGGACGCAACAAGCTGATATTAAAAGAAAAAGCCAGCGGTAAAATCATCGAACGCGATGTAGTATAG
- the pnuC gene encoding nicotinamide riboside transporter PnuC → MPNFFDIESIFFTVWDYPMSYLEFFGATSGAVAVWLSARAHVWSWPIGAVSVLLFFFLFYQIQLYPDMFLQVFFFVTNIQGWWRWTHPKQDEANQHQELRISRIPTRQLIVWTVVGMVATVVLGTFASNLHEWFPVLFSKPSAFPYLDSFTTVMSIVATFLMIEKRVECWYVWLAVDCILTYMYFVKGVKFVGAEYFVFCFVAAMGAWTWTREYRSYGVLVR, encoded by the coding sequence ATGCCCAATTTTTTTGACATTGAATCTATTTTCTTTACTGTGTGGGACTACCCCATGAGTTATCTGGAATTCTTTGGTGCTACCAGTGGGGCAGTAGCTGTATGGCTTTCGGCACGGGCTCATGTCTGGAGCTGGCCCATTGGCGCCGTGAGCGTGTTGCTGTTTTTCTTCCTGTTTTACCAGATTCAGCTCTATCCCGATATGTTTTTGCAGGTGTTTTTCTTCGTGACCAACATTCAGGGCTGGTGGCGATGGACCCATCCTAAACAGGATGAAGCCAACCAGCACCAAGAACTCCGCATTAGCCGCATACCGACACGCCAGCTTATTGTCTGGACCGTTGTTGGGATGGTGGCCACCGTGGTACTGGGGACGTTTGCCAGTAACTTACACGAGTGGTTTCCGGTGCTCTTCAGCAAACCCAGCGCGTTCCCCTATCTCGATTCGTTTACTACGGTCATGAGCATTGTAGCTACGTTTCTGATGATTGAAAAACGCGTAGAATGCTGGTATGTCTGGTTGGCGGTCGATTGTATTCTGACGTATATGTACTTTGTGAAAGGGGTGAAATTCGTTGGAGCCGAGTATTTTGTCTTCTGTTTTGTAGCGGCTATGGGTGCCTGGACCTGGACGCGTGAATACCGAAGTTATGGCGTACTAGTTCGATAG